The region CACGACAAAGTGCCACGGCTGTTCATTACCAGCAGATGGCGCATGCATCGCCGCTCTGATAATTTCCAAAATTGTATCCTCGCTTACATCGCGGGGTTGAAATTTTCTAACGCTTCTTCTTGCGTATATTATACTCATTTCAATCACCTCCAGAATCTCTTTTATAAGCTATCCCAAAAATTATCGCACAGATAAGCAAAATCATACCAGAGATCTGTAAAAACGAGAGTTTCTCTGAGAGTATTAAAAATGAAAAAATAGCCGCGAAAACTGGTTCCCCAACATAGATCAAAGCAGATACATTAGATCCTACTTCCTTTTGAAATTTTAACTGGACCCAGAGAGCAAAAATAGTTGCCAGAAGAGCTGAGAATACCATCGCAAAAATGAATTCCATGCTAATTTTCAGGCCTCCACCGAGAGGTGTTAAACAAAGATTAATCAACGCTGTTAAAAGAAACTGTGGTGCGATAAGCGAGATCTCATCAACGTCAGACCTTTTCGTAAAATGAGTTATCAAAACAACATGAATTGCAAAGCTGACTGCACATACAAGTGTGAGTAAATCTCCTATATTAAAAGGATCTCTGGATGGATCATTTAACATATAAAGCCCAAAAATAGAAACAAGGAAGGTAAGAAATTGAATTAACGTTGGTTTGATCATTTCCACAATATAAGAAAAAAATGGTACAAGCGGGATATACAGTGATGTGATGAAACCACTCTTTGTGGAACTGGTAATCTTCAAACCACTCGTCTGAGAAGCATAAGCTATTGCTAGAAACAAACCAAGAATCAATCCTTTTCCCCAACTTGGCTTTTTTCTGAAAAACAACAGGCTCAAAAAGAACGAGACAATGAATCTGAGAAAATTGTAAAAAAAAGGATTTGCACCGTCTAAAGCTATTTTTTGAACAGGGAAAGTCAAACCCCAGATCATTGTTACGGTAAAAAGCAGTGTGATAGCTTGAATTTTCTTCATATGCTGCTCTCTCTCTTGATCACCTGGCCTTTGTAAACAATTCTTTTAGGAACCTTCTCACCATTGAGAATCTTCAAAAGGACACTGGCACACATCTTTCCAATCGATCTGTTAAAATATTCTACCGTCGTCAGAGATGGAATTACTAATTGAGAAATTGTCAAATTCCCATGCCCTACTATTGAAACTTCCTCTGGTATCCTTACTCCTTCAATTTTCAAAGCTTCTATAAGCCTGACCGCAATAACGTCATCAACACAAAAAACGACATCCGAAAGTCGTGAAAACTTGTTTAGAAAATCACCTTCATTCTCAAGCAAAATAACATCGTAATCTTCAATTCCGCCGTGAAACATAGCCTTCAAAAAAGCTGCGTACAATTTACATGTTTTGTAATCTTTAAGCCCTGTGGAAAGTAAAGTGTATGACCGCTTTCCATTCTTGAGGAAAAAATCAGTTAATTCTTTGTAAGCATGAAAATAATCGAAAACCACTGAACAATTATCGAAATCACTACCGACTGTTATATTTATCTTACCTTCGCAATTATCTTTATCAGAAATCAGCACCACAATATCTGCAACAGAATCTTCGGTGCTTTTACCCACACTAACAAAAATTTCCTTATCTTCAAATGCTTCTATCAAGCCATCAAGTACTCTTAAATAAGGTTCTTCCCAAATTGGAATAGCAACATGAACCTGAGTTATTCTTTTTCTAAATTGTCGCGCAAATTTACTTGGTTGAAACCCTGTTTCTCTTATAGCATTGAGGACTCTTTCTCTCAAACTATCATCTACATTACCTTTTTCATTCAAAACGCGCGAAACAGTTGACACAGATACACCAGCAATCTCAGCTATATCTTTTATCGTGATTTTTTTCAAAATAATCCCCCCACGGCTCCTTTTTTAATCTCTCCTTCCAAAAACTCCCGCGATAAGTAACATCCTTAGAAGTTGCAATACAGCCATTGCAGTAGAAGCAACGTAGGTCAGAGCAGCTGCACTCAAAACTTTTCTCACGCCTTTAAGCTCTTCTTCCGGCATCATTACATTTTCTCCCAGTAATTTCAAAGCTTTCTTGCTCGCATCATATTCAACAGGCAATGTTACCAAACTGAACAGAACAGCTAAGGAGAACAGCACAATTCCAAATCTTAGCATTGCCGGCAGCGCAAATAATAATCCCATGATGAAAAATATCCATGCTAAGGAAGAACCCACGCTTGCAACTGGAGCAAGAATAGTTCTGAAGACAAGCAGAGGATTTTTCTCTGCATGTTGAATAGCATGCCCTATTTCATGGGCTACAACACCAAGCGCAGCGACAGAACTACTTCCGTAAGTTGAAGAAGAAAGTCTGACTACTTTTGTACGCGGGTCATAATGGTCAGTCAAATGACCCGGCATCGCTTCAACTCTGGCATCATAAATACCAGCTGAATCAAGAAGTCTCATTGCAAGCTGACTTCCTGTAAAATTTGTAGTTGATCTGACTTGAGAATAATGTGAAAAAGCGCTCTGGACCTTGACCTGTGCCCAGATTGCGAGTAATAGAGCCGGTATTAATAACAAAAACGTCGGATCGTAGAAGAACATATTACCACCTCCTGATAATTCGACTTTTCACACATTATGTTTGGTTCAAATTAAGTGAATAAACAGGCCACTTTTCAATTTTGGCTCGAACCATGTCGACTTCGGAGGCATGATAAAGCCAAAATCCGAAATTTTCATAAGATCCTCAACAGATGTTGGATAAAGAGCAAACGCCACAGAAAATCCTTTTTTATCAACATAATTCTCCAGCATTCTCAACCCGTAAATACCTCCGACAAACTCTATACGCTTATCTGTTCTTGGATCGTCTATACCAAGGATTGGCTTCAAAACAAACTCCTGAAGAATTGAAACATCGAGAGATCTGACAGGATCCGACTCATTAATTAAACCTTCTTTAAGTCTCAAAATGTACCACTTTCCACCTATATACATACCAAACTCGTGTTTTTTAACAGGTTTGTAAGGTGAATGAGGGGCAAGGGAAAGATCAAAAATATTCTCAAGACTTGAAATAAAATGCTGAACTGTCAATCCGTTCAAATCTCTGATTACTCTGTTGTAATCGTATATCTTCAGATGTTTGTGTGGAAACAAGACACCAAGAAAGTAATTATATTCTTCATCAGGTTTAAAGGGGCTCGTTTCCTGTCTCAAAATTTGTGCCACTCTAACAGCGGAAGCTGCTCTGTGATGACCATCGGCAATATAGAAACTATCCACACCCTCAAAGGCTTTCTTGATTAATTCAACTGATTGTCTATCTTTCACAACATATACCGTTTGCCTTATACCATCTTCGTCTGTAAAATCATACTCGGGTTCACCTTGAGCAAATCTTTCTATGAGAGAATCCAATTTTTCCGAAGACCTGTACATAAGAAAAACAGGCCCAGTTTGTGCTTTCAAGTGGTATATATGTTTTGCTCTTTCATCTTCTTTTTCTTTGCGGGTCAGTTCGTGCTTTTTGATTTTGTTGTTGAGATAATCATCAACATGGAATGTTGCGACAAGACCTATTTGGATATGGTCCTTTCCGGTTTGTTTATATATATAAAAACACTCTGTCTCATCCTGAATCAAAATACCTGAAGAAATCATTTCTGAAAGTATTTCCCTGGCTTTTTGCAAAACTTCAGAAGAACTTGGCTCCATATCTTTATCAAAATTTATCTCGGGTTTTGTAACTCTGTAAAATGTATAAGGATTCAACTTAAGAACTTCTTTTGCTTCCCGAGAATCTACAACATCGTATGGTTTTGCAGCAACTGATGAAGCAAATTCCTTTTTTGGCCTGACTGCCCTGAAAGGTTTAACAACCATTTTTCTCTACCTCCCTGAGATATTTTTCCTGCCTGTGAAACATTTCTTGAGACTTGTTATCCACAAATTCATGATCATAACCACACAAATGAAGGCAGGCGTGTATTAACACACGAAAAAGCTCAATTTCATATCTCTGGGAATACTTGCTCGCATTTTTTTCCACCTGTGACGGGCATATAAAGATTTCCCCAAAAGATTCTTCTTCGTAAAAGAAGGTCAAAACATCAGTAGGCGAATCAATTTTCCTGTATTCTCTATTGAGATTTCTCATACGTCTTTCTCCAATAAATACAAGGCTCACGTCAATATTTTTATCCTCATTTTTCAAAACCATGCTAATAACTTGCTTGATCTTTTTTTGATCGATCTTCGTTCTCGTTTTGTTGACCAAGTGAATCTTCGGCAAGATTGATCACCTTCTTTATCTCTTCTTTTGGATACTCAATGCGCGAGCGAAACATACTAAACAGAACTTTCGTAAACTCTTCTGCTATAGCCTCAAGATCTTTCAAGGTTAATCCAGACTCATCAAGTTCTCTCTCGTTATATATACCTGAAATAACTTCCTCAACCATGGTTTTTATTCGCCCGGCTGTCGGATTTTTCATACTTCTGGCAGCAGCTTCAACGGCATCCGCCAACATTATTATACCGGCTTCTTTGAATTGAGGTTTGGGCCCGGAATAACGAAATTCATTTTCACTGAGTTCTTCTCCCATATCCTTTGACTTGTGATAGAAATATTTTTGCACCCGAGTTCCATGATGCTGAGGTATAACATCCTGAATAAGCAAAGGAAGCCTATTTCTCTTTGCCATTTCTATGCCAGATTTAACATGATCCTGGATTATTAGATGGCTCAACTTGGGATTTAGCTCATCGTGAGGATTCTTCTCGTAGATATTTTCTGTATAAAAATAAGGTCTTTTCGATTTACCTATGTCATGAAAGTAAGCGGCTGTTCTTGCAAGAATCGCATTTGCCCCTATCCTTTGCGCAGCAGCTTCAGCAAGGTTTGCAACCATCGATGAATGGTAATAA is a window of Pseudothermotoga elfii DSM 9442 = NBRC 107921 DNA encoding:
- a CDS encoding DMT family transporter, with amino-acid sequence MKKIQAITLLFTVTMIWGLTFPVQKIALDGANPFFYNFLRFIVSFFLSLLFFRKKPSWGKGLILGLFLAIAYASQTSGLKITSSTKSGFITSLYIPLVPFFSYIVEMIKPTLIQFLTFLVSIFGLYMLNDPSRDPFNIGDLLTLVCAVSFAIHVVLITHFTKRSDVDEISLIAPQFLLTALINLCLTPLGGGLKISMEFIFAMVFSALLATIFALWVQLKFQKEVGSNVSALIYVGEPVFAAIFSFLILSEKLSFLQISGMILLICAIIFGIAYKRDSGGD
- a CDS encoding LacI family DNA-binding transcriptional regulator, with product MKKITIKDIAEIAGVSVSTVSRVLNEKGNVDDSLRERVLNAIRETGFQPSKFARQFRKRITQVHVAIPIWEEPYLRVLDGLIEAFEDKEIFVSVGKSTEDSVADIVVLISDKDNCEGKINITVGSDFDNCSVVFDYFHAYKELTDFFLKNGKRSYTLLSTGLKDYKTCKLYAAFLKAMFHGGIEDYDVILLENEGDFLNKFSRLSDVVFCVDDVIAVRLIEALKIEGVRIPEEVSIVGHGNLTISQLVIPSLTTVEYFNRSIGKMCASVLLKILNGEKVPKRIVYKGQVIKRESSI
- a CDS encoding zinc metallopeptidase; this translates as MFFYDPTFLLLIPALLLAIWAQVKVQSAFSHYSQVRSTTNFTGSQLAMRLLDSAGIYDARVEAMPGHLTDHYDPRTKVVRLSSSTYGSSSVAALGVVAHEIGHAIQHAEKNPLLVFRTILAPVASVGSSLAWIFFIMGLLFALPAMLRFGIVLFSLAVLFSLVTLPVEYDASKKALKLLGENVMMPEEELKGVRKVLSAAALTYVASTAMAVLQLLRMLLIAGVFGRRD
- a CDS encoding DUF1015 domain-containing protein translates to MVVKPFRAVRPKKEFASSVAAKPYDVVDSREAKEVLKLNPYTFYRVTKPEINFDKDMEPSSSEVLQKAREILSEMISSGILIQDETECFYIYKQTGKDHIQIGLVATFHVDDYLNNKIKKHELTRKEKEDERAKHIYHLKAQTGPVFLMYRSSEKLDSLIERFAQGEPEYDFTDEDGIRQTVYVVKDRQSVELIKKAFEGVDSFYIADGHHRAASAVRVAQILRQETSPFKPDEEYNYFLGVLFPHKHLKIYDYNRVIRDLNGLTVQHFISSLENIFDLSLAPHSPYKPVKKHEFGMYIGGKWYILRLKEGLINESDPVRSLDVSILQEFVLKPILGIDDPRTDKRIEFVGGIYGLRMLENYVDKKGFSVAFALYPTSVEDLMKISDFGFIMPPKSTWFEPKLKSGLFIHLI
- the ybeY gene encoding rRNA maturation RNase YbeY; translated protein: MPKIHLVNKTRTKIDQKKIKQVISMVLKNEDKNIDVSLVFIGERRMRNLNREYRKIDSPTDVLTFFYEEESFGEIFICPSQVEKNASKYSQRYEIELFRVLIHACLHLCGYDHEFVDNKSQEMFHRQEKYLREVEKNGC